The Gemmatimonadota bacterium genome has a segment encoding these proteins:
- the rpmJ gene encoding 50S ribosomal protein L36, giving the protein MKVRSSVKPICESCRVVKRRGVTRIICKRTPKHKQRQG; this is encoded by the coding sequence GTGAAGGTTCGTTCGAGCGTGAAGCCGATTTGCGAGAGCTGTCGGGTGGTGAAGCGTCGGGGCGTGACGCGCATCATCTGCAAGCGCACCCCCAAGCACAAGCAGCGGCAGGGATAA
- the pyrF gene encoding orotidine-5'-phosphate decarboxylase has translation MAELIVALDLPDAPTAVALLDLLPDRCPVKVGSVLMTRAGSGFVRSLVANGHPVFLDLKWHDIPNTVRGAVEAALDLGVSMVTVHALGGPAMIEAAAKAAGDRLSVVAVTVLTSHTPAEFAAVTGRPGVVAGDEAARLATMAMAAGADGVVCSAEELAAVVPAVRGGRVVVPGIRRAEDAVGDQARIATPEAALAGGATDLVVGRPITSAADPAAAYLAFRQVFAAK, from the coding sequence GTGGCTGAGCTCATTGTCGCATTGGATCTTCCTGACGCCCCCACGGCGGTGGCGCTGCTCGATCTCCTGCCGGACCGCTGTCCGGTCAAGGTGGGGTCGGTGCTGATGACCCGGGCGGGGAGCGGCTTCGTGCGCTCCCTGGTGGCGAACGGCCATCCGGTCTTCCTGGACCTGAAGTGGCACGACATCCCCAACACGGTGCGTGGCGCCGTCGAGGCCGCCCTCGACCTCGGCGTCTCGATGGTCACCGTCCATGCGCTCGGCGGGCCGGCGATGATCGAGGCGGCCGCCAAGGCCGCCGGCGACCGCCTCAGCGTCGTCGCGGTGACGGTCCTGACCTCGCACACCCCGGCGGAGTTCGCGGCCGTGACGGGGCGCCCGGGGGTCGTCGCGGGCGATGAGGCGGCCCGGCTGGCCACCATGGCGATGGCGGCCGGGGCGGATGGCGTGGTCTGCTCGGCCGAGGAGCTGGCGGCCGTGGTGCCGGCGGTGCGAGGGGGCCGAGTGGTGGTCCCGGGGATCCGCCGGGCCGAGGATGCCGTGGGGGATCAGGCCCGGATCGCGACGCCGGAGGCAGCGCTGGCCGGGGGGGCGACCGACCTGGTGGTGGGGCGACCAATCACCTCGGCGGCGGACCCGGCGGCCGCGTATCTTGCCTTTCGACAAGTGTTTGCGGCAAAATGA